The following proteins come from a genomic window of Candidatus Bipolaricaulis sibiricus:
- a CDS encoding Acyl-phosphate:glycerol-3-phosphate O-acyltransferase PlsY encodes MIDTMFVASCAVLFVVGYLLGGVPTAFVVGRLRGVDIRRLGSGNVGGTNALRVWGAKVGVAVMAADVAKGFVAAGLLPNLPWWVGDRPYLGLCAGGGAVVGHILSPYLRFRGGKGVAAAAGVLLALAPLPTAIAVGVFALVVLASGIVSVASLTAAATLPLAAYLLHRTGTASLHPAVQALTLGLVPVVFFTHRANIRRLVRGEENRFRRLWERRGGRVT; translated from the coding sequence ATGATCGACACGATGTTCGTGGCTTCTTGTGCGGTCCTGTTTGTCGTTGGTTACCTCTTGGGCGGTGTTCCGACGGCGTTTGTCGTGGGACGGCTGCGGGGGGTGGACATCCGTCGCCTCGGATCGGGCAACGTGGGGGGGACGAACGCACTTCGGGTGTGGGGGGCCAAGGTGGGCGTCGCAGTGATGGCAGCGGACGTGGCCAAGGGGTTCGTGGCTGCCGGCCTCCTCCCGAACCTTCCCTGGTGGGTGGGAGACCGGCCCTACCTCGGACTGTGCGCCGGGGGAGGGGCGGTGGTCGGGCACATCCTCTCGCCATACTTGCGATTTCGCGGGGGAAAGGGGGTCGCGGCCGCGGCCGGAGTGCTCCTTGCCCTTGCCCCGCTCCCCACCGCGATCGCCGTGGGAGTGTTCGCCCTGGTTGTGCTTGCGTCAGGGATCGTTTCGGTGGCGTCGCTCACCGCGGCGGCGACGCTGCCTCTGGCGGCGTACCTGCTTCACAGGACGGGGACGGCCAGTCTGCACCCGGCCGTGCAGGCGCTGACCTTGGGTCTCGTGCCCGTTGTGTTCTTCACCCACCGGGCGAACATCCGGCGCCTGGTCCGCGGCGAGGAGAACCGGTTCCGTCGGCTGTGGGAGAGGCGGGGCGGGCGAGTAACGTGA
- a CDS encoding Uracil phosphoribosyltransferase, whose amino-acid sequence MATFVLVEHPLIHAKLTLLRDRRTDRLQFRQILEEITALMVYEITRDFPLREIEVETPLERTAGVELARPVVLVPVLRAGIVMLDGVLSLIPSARVGHIGIYRDPATLQPVEYFAKLPAHLGDALVIVVDPMLATGGSAAHAVQIVKERGAQDVRFLCLVAAPEGLKVLQTAHPDVPVYAATLDRELDAHGYIRPGLGDAGDRLFGT is encoded by the coding sequence ATGGCCACGTTTGTCCTCGTCGAGCACCCGCTGATTCACGCCAAGCTCACCCTGCTGCGTGACCGGCGCACGGACCGTCTCCAGTTCAGGCAGATCCTCGAGGAGATCACCGCGCTCATGGTGTACGAGATCACCCGCGACTTTCCCCTCCGCGAGATCGAGGTGGAAACCCCCCTCGAGCGCACCGCGGGGGTGGAACTGGCGCGGCCGGTGGTGCTGGTCCCCGTCCTCCGAGCGGGGATCGTGATGCTCGACGGCGTGCTGTCCCTCATTCCCAGCGCCCGCGTTGGCCACATCGGGATCTACCGCGACCCAGCCACGCTCCAGCCCGTGGAGTACTTCGCCAAGCTCCCCGCCCACCTCGGGGATGCGTTGGTCATCGTCGTCGACCCGATGCTGGCCACCGGCGGTTCGGCAGCGCATGCAGTTCAGATCGTCAAGGAGCGCGGAGCGCAGGACGTGCGGTTCCTGTGCCTTGTCGCGGCCCCGGAGGGGTTGAAGGTGCTTCAGACGGCCCACCCGGATGTCCCGGTGTACGCGGCAACCCTCGATCGAGAGCTCGACGCCCACGGCTACATCCGCCCGGGGCTTGGCGACGCCGGCGACCGGCTGTTCGGCACCTAG
- a CDS encoding 3-oxoacyl-[acyl-carrier protein] reductase, translating to MKRCALVTGGSRGIGAAVAVKLAARGCDVAISYRTQRTAAEEVAAEVQRLGSRALILQADLADLGQARSLVHEAAEGLGALHILVNNAGYVQRVPWEELSLEDWDRMLRVGLTAPFVLARCAVPYMREGGFGRIVNISSLRALTGAAHGIHYATAKAGLLGFTKSLALAVAPYGITVNAVCPGFVATEINREALAARGDEIRAQIPLGRVASAEEIAAVVGFLCADEASYITGETVSANGGLRMD from the coding sequence GTGAAACGGTGCGCATTGGTGACGGGTGGGTCCCGCGGGATCGGCGCGGCGGTCGCCGTGAAGCTGGCTGCGCGGGGGTGTGACGTCGCCATCAGCTACCGTACCCAGCGCACGGCTGCGGAGGAAGTGGCAGCCGAGGTTCAGCGCCTTGGAAGCCGGGCGCTCATCCTTCAGGCCGACCTCGCCGACCTTGGACAGGCGCGGAGTCTCGTCCACGAGGCGGCGGAGGGACTGGGGGCGCTCCACATTCTTGTCAACAACGCCGGTTATGTGCAGCGCGTCCCATGGGAGGAGCTATCGCTGGAGGACTGGGACCGCATGCTGCGCGTCGGCCTCACCGCGCCGTTCGTTCTTGCGCGGTGCGCGGTGCCCTACATGCGAGAGGGAGGGTTCGGGCGAATCGTCAACATCTCGTCCCTCCGCGCGCTGACCGGCGCCGCCCACGGGATCCACTACGCCACGGCCAAGGCCGGACTCCTCGGGTTCACCAAGTCCCTCGCTCTGGCAGTGGCACCGTATGGCATCACGGTGAACGCGGTGTGTCCGGGATTCGTGGCGACCGAGATCAACCGGGAGGCCCTCGCCGCGCGCGGTGACGAGATCCGCGCTCAGATTCCCCTCGGGCGCGTCGCGAGCGCGGAGGAGATCGCGGCCGTCGTCGGTTTCCTGTGCGCCGACGAGGCGAGCTACATCACCGGGGAGACGGTGTCTGCCAACGGCGGACTCCGTATGGACTAG